A stretch of the Nerophis ophidion isolate RoL-2023_Sa linkage group LG29, RoL_Noph_v1.0, whole genome shotgun sequence genome encodes the following:
- the LOC133545988 gene encoding probable E3 SUMO-protein ligase RNF212, with protein sequence MFQARHQKRLLTHFQKRNEKLEEVLVKMKQQMQQMARKMNEQSAYIAKLEYSLQSATSKSQMSHSSQASQGRKAVVQIPFNSPVSLSRHSSSSNIADNLEGDNRRFRKPANVPRLSLISPPQNGRMGMVSHRPSSQITMANQPTYSTTVSGCQRPQTSPKFSSGQLSGWNSPIFQTSQPFRCSSLSSLMHPPP encoded by the exons ATGTTCCAGGCAAGACATCAGAAAAGGCTGCTGACACACTTCCAGAAAAGG aATGAGAAGCTAGAGGAGGTGCTTGTCAAGATGAAGCAGCAAATGCAGCAAATGGCCAG GAAGATGAACGAACAGAGTGCCTACATTGCCAAGCTGGAGTATTCTCTTCAGAG TGCAACATCAAAGTCTCAGATGAGCCACAGCTCCCAAGCCTCACAGGGACGAAAAGCAG TGGTCCAGATCCCATTTAATTCTCCTGTGTCGCTCTCCAGACATTCCTCATCCAGCAACAT TGCTGACAACTTAGAGGGGGATAATCGTCGCTTCAGAAAA CCTGCCAATGTCCCCAGACTGTCATTGATCAGCCCTCCGCAAAACGGACGCATGG GCATGGTGTCTCACAGACCATCCAGCCAGATAACAATGGCCAACCAACCCACATATTCCACCACAGTCAG TGGCTGTCAAAGACCACAGACCAGCCCAAAGTTCTCATCTGGTCAACTCTCTGGTTGGAACTCTCCCATCTTCCAGACGTCCCAGCCTTTCAGATGCTCGTCTCTGTCCTCCCTGATGCACCCCCCTCCTTAG